A genome region from Pseudanabaena sp. Chao 1811 includes the following:
- a CDS encoding DUF4079 domain-containing protein, giving the protein MDLKDAFALLHPAIAVVIVFPLIGMVVNRAILVRQRRLITKAGEKSKIPPVVGSEHVETGLWLSIAVVGVALIGLAFAITSKMIAKDVLTTDPLRVVFVAVMFIVTTASMTFLCRSKVTIWKVVFAGLTSMGLIVIGCQPEVYRLDRQWFISHYYYGVASAILMIISVAITQDIYKDKSDRWRTAHIILNCLALLLFLGQGITGARDLLDIAPSWQASYLGKCDFTNKVCPQVK; this is encoded by the coding sequence ATGGATTTAAAAGATGCCTTTGCTTTATTACATCCTGCGATCGCAGTTGTCATTGTATTTCCCTTAATTGGCATGGTCGTCAATCGCGCTATCCTTGTGCGTCAGCGTCGCCTCATCACTAAAGCTGGAGAAAAGAGTAAAATCCCGCCAGTTGTTGGTTCTGAACATGTAGAAACTGGACTGTGGTTGAGTATTGCCGTTGTCGGCGTAGCATTAATAGGCTTGGCATTTGCCATAACCTCCAAAATGATTGCGAAAGATGTTTTAACAACAGATCCATTGCGAGTTGTCTTTGTTGCTGTGATGTTTATCGTGACTACCGCATCAATGACATTTCTTTGTCGGAGCAAAGTGACAATTTGGAAAGTGGTCTTTGCGGGACTGACAAGTATGGGATTGATTGTGATCGGCTGTCAGCCAGAGGTTTATCGACTCGATCGCCAATGGTTTATTTCCCATTATTACTATGGTGTTGCTTCAGCAATTTTGATGATTATTTCTGTGGCGATCACCCAAGATATTTACAAAGACAAAAGCGATCGTTGGCGGACAGCCCATATCATTCTCAATTGTCTAGCTCTATTACTATTTCTAGGACAAGGAATTACAGGCGCAAGGGATTTATTAGATATTGCTCCTAGTTGGCAGGCATCGTACCTTGGCAAATGTGATTTCACTAATAAAGTCTGTCCACAGGTTAAATGA
- a CDS encoding TIGR04376 family protein, whose amino-acid sequence MGLLEDISRFLETRLEEFIRNNPQIELQILEDKLRQQEEEIAKLIITSKQEEKNLQDRILEIAEEIRVWHDRTVKAESFDRPDLANLAKEREAALLRQGNQIWAQMELVKKRAIDSQSLQVQIQERRKEVQAKIAEAAKAAKAKSPASTPLNWDNLYTPPFRDPNDKLEETFRRWEMDEELERLKRNLGK is encoded by the coding sequence ATGGGGTTACTAGAGGATATATCTCGCTTTTTAGAAACTCGTCTAGAGGAGTTTATTCGCAATAATCCCCAAATCGAATTGCAAATCCTCGAAGATAAGTTACGCCAGCAAGAAGAGGAAATTGCGAAATTAATTATTACTTCTAAGCAAGAAGAAAAAAATCTACAGGATCGCATTCTGGAAATAGCCGAAGAGATCCGTGTCTGGCACGATCGCACCGTCAAGGCGGAATCCTTTGATCGTCCAGATTTAGCAAATCTAGCTAAAGAGCGAGAAGCTGCACTCTTGCGTCAAGGTAATCAAATCTGGGCGCAGATGGAACTAGTTAAAAAACGGGCGATCGATAGCCAATCCTTGCAAGTTCAAATCCAAGAACGGCGTAAGGAGGTGCAAGCTAAAATTGCAGAGGCTGCCAAAGCTGCTAAGGCAAAATCTCCTGCTAGCACACCCTTAAACTGGGATAATCTCTACACGCCTCCCTTCCGCGATCCTAATGACAAGCTAGAAGAAACATTTCGACGTTGGGAGATGGATGAAGAGCTTGAGCGCCTCAAACGTAATTTGGGCAAGTAA
- a CDS encoding alpha-ketoacid dehydrogenase subunit beta encodes MAEVTFFNALREAIDEEMERDPAVYVLGEDVGHYGGSYKVTKDLYKKYGDLRLLDTPIAENSFTGLAIGSAMTGLRPIVEGMNMGFLLLAFNQISNNAGMLRYTSGGNFKIPIVIRGPGGVGRNLGAEHSQRLETYFQAVPGIKMVACSTPYNAKGLLKSAIRNDNPILFFEHVLLYNLKEDIPDEEYLLPLDKAEIVREGSDVTILTYSRMRYHVLKAVETLVDKGYDPEVIDLISLKPLDLETIVTSLRKTHRIVIVEEGMRCASIGSEIIASINDNYFDELDAPIVRLAALDVPTPYNGGLENLTIPQPEDVIAAVEKLLA; translated from the coding sequence ATGGCAGAGGTTACTTTTTTTAACGCCCTCAGAGAGGCGATCGATGAGGAAATGGAGCGCGATCCAGCCGTTTATGTTCTAGGCGAAGACGTGGGGCATTATGGCGGCTCCTACAAAGTAACCAAAGACCTTTACAAGAAATACGGTGACTTGCGCCTCCTCGATACCCCGATCGCCGAAAACAGTTTTACAGGCTTAGCGATCGGTTCAGCCATGACAGGCTTGCGCCCCATCGTTGAAGGCATGAACATGGGCTTCTTGCTACTCGCCTTTAACCAAATTTCTAACAACGCAGGGATGTTGCGCTATACCTCTGGTGGTAATTTCAAAATCCCAATCGTCATTCGTGGTCCTGGTGGTGTCGGTCGCAACCTCGGTGCAGAACATTCTCAGCGTCTTGAAACCTATTTCCAAGCAGTCCCGGGGATTAAGATGGTGGCTTGCTCCACACCTTACAATGCTAAAGGTTTACTAAAATCAGCGATTCGCAACGATAATCCGATCCTATTCTTCGAGCATGTGTTGCTGTATAACCTCAAGGAAGATATTCCCGATGAGGAGTATTTACTGCCCCTAGATAAAGCGGAAATCGTGCGCGAAGGTAGCGATGTCACAATTCTCACCTATTCGAGAATGCGCTATCACGTTCTCAAGGCTGTTGAGACTCTCGTTGATAAGGGCTACGATCCTGAAGTAATTGACTTGATTTCCTTGAAGCCTCTCGATCTGGAAACTATCGTTACCTCCTTGCGGAAAACCCATCGCATTGTCATCGTTGAAGAAGGAATGCGTTGTGCCAGTATCGGTTCCGAAATCATCGCTTCGATCAATGACAATTACTTTGATGAGTTAGATGCACCAATTGTACGTCTTGCCGCTTTGGATGTTCCTACTCCCTATAATGGCGGATTGGAAAACCTAACAATCCCTCAACCTGAAGATGTAATTGCAGCAGTTGAGAAGTTACTAGCTTAG